A genome region from Carassius gibelio isolate Cgi1373 ecotype wild population from Czech Republic chromosome A23, carGib1.2-hapl.c, whole genome shotgun sequence includes the following:
- the LOC127945143 gene encoding uncharacterized protein LOC127945143, whose protein sequence is MLDMIMGSALAKCAATDLAIQWVGWALASALKTEKFYDLAGSGTFILLAHLSRVWGGNGHFRQNVQTGLVTAWGLRLGTFLFLRILKEGQDRRFNNVRDSPGTFFVYWTIQALWVFITLLPTLILNSERRDEPLGPRDYIGWGIWGLGFATEAIADQQKWNFRSDPDNAGRFIRHGLWAYSRHPNYLGEILNWSGLFLSASSVMHGPQYLSVVSPLFVWFLLRHVSGIPILEKQAMKKWGSDPAFQNYIKNTPLLWPF, encoded by the exons ATGCTGGACATGATCATGGGAAGCGCGTTGGCCAAGTGTGCTGCCACAGACTTGGCCATTCAGTGGGTTGGCTGGGCACTAGCGTCTGCGCTCAAAACGGAAAAGTTTTACGACTTGGCAG gatcTGGTACCTTCATATTGCTGGCTCATCTGAGTCGGGTATGGGGTGGAAATGGCCACTTTAGACAGAACGTACAAACTGGACTTGTAACTGCCTGGGGTCTGAG GCTCGGGACATTTCTCTTTCTTAGAATCCTAAAGGAAGGACAAGACCGGAGATTTAACAATGTCAGAGACAGCCCTGGGACATTCTTCGTCTACTGGACCATTCAAG CTTTGTGGGTCTTTATTACCCTGTTGCCCACCCTAATTCTAAACAGTGAGAGAAGAGACGAGCCCCTGGGCCCACGTGACTACATCGGCTGGGGAATATGGGGGCTGGGTTTTGCTACAGAGGCCATTGCCGACCAGCAGAAGTGGAATTTTAGAAGTGATCCAGATAACGCT GGAAGATTTATTCGTCACGGACTGTGGGCATACAGCAGACACCCAAACTATCTGGGGGAGATCCTGAATTGGTCAGGCCTGTTCCTGTCTGCTTCCTCCGTCATGCATGGTCCTCAATATCTCAGTGTTGTCTCCCCTCTCTTTGTCTGGTTTTTACTGAGACACGTTAGTGGGATACCCATCCTTGAGAAACAAGCTATGAAGAAGTGGGGATCAGACCCTGCGTTCCAGAACTACATCAAGAACACTCCACTCCTATGGCCCTTTTAA
- the LOC127945128 gene encoding rac GTPase-activating protein 1, with product METAVINLHSIFESLRAQADVLNESIEPQFIQMALNFEHSRRKWLRLEQELNACKEVVTKAETERGALEVKLKHARNQVDVEIRRRQKAEADCAKLDRQIQLIRELLVTEGSSNSIQLNEEQRSALAFLNVRAQNPANLNTSRRLTTIDESTSILSDISYDKTDDSLDWDSSAIRTVRLKKRQKRRSSRNHTDGPPAAAKRSRSTGRTSEKGNESLVAKTTVTVPADGGPIEAVTTVEAIPYWTRSRRKTAALEWDTADTDSVQSMDVFKQPSQPNGEVKAGPSTPQGNGGVRLHEFVSKTVIKPESCVPCGKRIKFGKISLKCRDCRVVAHPECRERCPLPCIPTMTGTPVKFEEGILANYVSTSSPMIPSLVVHCVNEIEQRGLHETGLYRVSGSDRVVKDLKEKFLRGKAIPLLSKVEDIHAITGLLKDFLRKLKEPLLTFRLTRAFMDAAELSDDDNSIALMYQNISDLPQPNRDTLAFLIIHLQRVAQSKDTKMDVTNLARVFGPTIVGHAVPEPEPMTILQDTKRQPKVVERLLALPVEYWSQFMISNNDQAHNDNMIIENTNVHATPDQKTSMFGPLTTPDQQMSKTPSSSSLSQRMKNATLNAITPKFSSRSRAAVSVPRQGHFFASPLLK from the exons ATGGAGACTGCTGTGATTAATCTGCACAGCATTTTTGAAAGCCTGCGGGCACAAGCTGATGTTCTCAATGAAAGCATTGAGCCCC AGTTCATTCAGATGGCCTTGAACTTTGAGCACAGCCGTCGTAAATGGCTGAGACTCGAGCAGGAGCTGAATGCATGCAAGGAGGTGGTCACCAAGGCTGAGACGGAGCGAGGAGCCCTGGAGGTCAAGCTCAAACATGCCCGCAACCAAGTAGATGTGGAGATCCGTCGGAGACAGAAAGCTGAGGCTGACTGCGCGAAACTG GACCGTCAGATACAACTCATCCGGGAGCTGTTGGTGACTGAAGGCTCCAGTAACAGCATCCAGTTAAATGAGGAGCAGCGCTCTGCTCTGGCCTTTCTGAATGTCCGCGCACAGAATCCTGCTAACCTCAACACTAGCCGGCG ACTGACCACCATTGATGAATCAACCTCTATCTTGTCAGACATCAGTTATGATAAAACTGATGATTCTTTG gactGGGACTCTTCTGCAATCAGGACTGTTCGTCTCAAGAAACGGCAAAAGAGA CGCTCCTCCAGAAACCACACAGATGGCCCCCCTGCCGCTGCCAAGAGGTCCCGTTCCACCGGCCGCACCTCTGAGAAG GGTAATGAGTCTTTGGTGGCTAAGACCACTGTGACCGTACCCGCTGATGGAGGACCCATTGAAGCGGTCACCACAGTGGAGGCCATTCCTTACTGGACCCGGAGCCGGCGAAAAACTG CTGCTCTGGAGTGGGACACTGCTGACACCGACTCTGTTCAGTCCATGGATGTGTTCAAGCAGCCCAGTCAGCCCAATGGAGAGGTCAAGGCAGGGCCCAGCACTCCCCAGGGCAACGGAGGTGTCCGTCTGCATGAATTTGTCTCCAAAACG GTGATCAAGCCAGAGTCTTGTGTGCCATGTGGTAAGAGGATCAAATTTGGGAAGATCTCTCTGAAGTGCAGGGACTGCCGTGTGGTGGCCCATCCCGAGTGTCGTGAGCGCTGCCCTCTGCCCTGCATTCCAACCATGACTGGGACTCCAGTGAAATTTGAGGAG GGCATCCTAGCAAACTATGTGTCCACCTCCTCTCCCATGATTCCTTCGCTAGTAGTGCACTGTGTTAATGAGATTGAGCAGAGAGGCCTACATGAG ACTGGTCTGTATCGGGTATCTGGCTCGGATCGAGTGGTCAAGGACCTGAAAGAGAAGTTCCTTCGTGGGAAGGCTATTCCTTTGCTCAGCAAGGTGGAAGATATCCATGCCATCACTGGCCTCCTCAAGGACTTCCTGAGGAAACTCAAAGAACCCCTGCTGACCTTCCGCCTCACTCGTGCCTTCATGGATGCTGCTG AGCTCTCTGATGATGACAACAGCATCGCCTTGATGTATCAGAACATAAGTGATCTTCCACAGCCCAACAGAGACACTCTGGCCTTCCTCATCATCCATTTGCAGAG GGTGGCccagagtaaagatacaaaaatGGACGTAACCAATCTGGCTCGTGTATTTGGGCCCACAATCGTGGGTCATGCTGTTCCTGAACCAGAACCAATGACCATCCTGCAGGACACAAAACGTCAGCCAAAA gtgGTTGAGCGCCTCCTGGCTCTGCCTGTGGAGTACTGGAGCCAGTTTATGATCAGTAACAATGACCAGGCTCACAATGATAACATGATCATTGAGAACACCAATGTCCATGCAACTCCCGATCAGAAAA CGAGTATGTTTGGGCCCCTTACGACTCCTGACCAGCAGATGAGCAAGACCCCATCGTCCAGCTCTCTCTCCCAGCGCATGAAGAATGCAACTCTCAATGCAATCACTCCAAA GTTTTCTAGCAGAAGCAGAGCTGCTGTCAGCGTCCCTCGCCAGGGGCACTTCTTCGCCTCCCCTCTGCTGAAGTAG